From Pseudonocardia autotrophica, one genomic window encodes:
- a CDS encoding VOC family protein codes for MSTAQPGPRIIWHAGFIVDDLDAAKAELTAGIGLTWAPDHDIRGQRLDGPDGQSWTLDSRVCFSTDLPLSVELIEPTAGTPNVRRGGSAFHHLGYWDTDLVAEEHRLAELGYGCVMFRDDPEQALRRILVTEGPYDILLEATNALVKRPGLEAFYPEGHR; via the coding sequence GTGTCCACCGCACAACCGGGGCCGCGCATCATCTGGCACGCCGGGTTCATCGTCGACGACCTCGACGCCGCGAAGGCCGAGCTGACCGCCGGGATCGGCCTGACCTGGGCGCCCGACCACGACATCCGCGGGCAGCGGCTCGACGGCCCGGACGGGCAGAGCTGGACGCTGGACTCGCGGGTCTGTTTCTCCACCGATCTTCCGCTCTCGGTCGAGCTGATCGAGCCGACCGCGGGGACCCCGAACGTCCGCCGGGGTGGATCGGCGTTCCATCACCTCGGCTACTGGGACACCGATCTCGTGGCGGAGGAGCACCGGCTGGCCGAGCTCGGCTACGGCTGCGTGATGTTCCGCGACGATCCGGAACAGGCCCTGCGCCGGATCCTGGTCACCGAGGGGCCCTACGACATCCTGCTCGAAGCCACCAACGCCCTGGTGAAGCGGCCGGGCCTGGAGGCCTTCTACCCGGAGGGACATCGATGA
- a CDS encoding aldehyde dehydrogenase family protein produces the protein MSRSADRAGLQFVGGHWIASTGTGTVAVENPATTEVLTRVCRGTPDDVDAAVAAAAAAAPMWAATALDERIAVVRRAAALLEERAEEIARTVTAEVGTPLEVSRAVQVGRPIQVLRALVDAAPLVRWIEQIDAALVVRGPLGVVAAVTPWNVPLHQSVAKIGAALLAGCTVVHKPSEVAPSSAYALADALAEAGLPAGAHNVITGLGETVGEALACHPGIDGISFTGSTAVGRRIGAVAAQNITRVALELGGKGPSIVLRGADVAAAAVATAARCFTNSGQICAALSRLIVPREELAVAEQALSAHVGRQRLGDPLDPATTLGPLVSGAQRARVRTLIEAAVGDGARVVAGGPDAIVPETGYFVAPTVLSDVHPAMPIARTEVFGPVLCVLPYETEDEAVEIADDSEYGLVGAVFGADDEHAAMVASRLRLGMVGVNGGRLDVRAPFGGHRRSGIGREFGVHGIEEFLETTTMNFAAADRIVRPAV, from the coding sequence ATGAGCCGCTCCGCGGACCGCGCCGGGCTGCAGTTCGTCGGCGGTCACTGGATCGCCTCGACCGGCACCGGCACCGTCGCGGTGGAGAACCCGGCGACCACCGAGGTGCTGACCCGGGTGTGCCGGGGCACGCCGGACGACGTCGACGCGGCGGTGGCCGCAGCGGCCGCGGCCGCACCGATGTGGGCGGCGACAGCGCTCGACGAGCGGATCGCCGTCGTCCGACGCGCCGCCGCCCTGCTCGAGGAGCGGGCGGAGGAGATCGCGCGCACCGTCACCGCAGAGGTCGGCACGCCGCTGGAGGTCTCCCGGGCCGTCCAGGTCGGCCGTCCGATCCAGGTGCTCCGGGCGCTGGTGGACGCGGCGCCGCTGGTCCGGTGGATCGAGCAGATCGACGCGGCCCTCGTGGTCCGCGGGCCGCTGGGCGTCGTCGCGGCCGTCACCCCGTGGAACGTCCCGCTGCACCAGAGCGTCGCCAAGATCGGCGCGGCACTGCTGGCCGGGTGCACCGTGGTGCACAAGCCGTCCGAGGTCGCTCCGTCGAGCGCCTACGCGCTGGCCGATGCACTGGCGGAGGCAGGGCTCCCTGCCGGTGCCCACAACGTGATCACGGGACTGGGGGAGACGGTCGGGGAGGCGCTCGCCTGCCATCCCGGGATCGACGGGATCTCGTTCACCGGCTCGACGGCCGTCGGCAGGCGGATCGGGGCCGTCGCCGCGCAGAACATCACGCGGGTGGCCCTGGAGCTCGGGGGGAAGGGACCATCGATCGTCCTGCGTGGGGCGGATGTCGCGGCTGCGGCCGTCGCGACCGCCGCCCGCTGCTTCACGAACTCCGGTCAGATCTGTGCGGCCCTGTCCCGGCTGATCGTGCCGCGCGAGGAACTCGCGGTCGCCGAGCAGGCGCTGTCCGCCCACGTCGGGCGGCAGCGGCTGGGCGATCCGCTGGATCCCGCGACCACACTCGGCCCGCTCGTGTCCGGTGCCCAGCGTGCGAGGGTGCGGACGTTGATCGAGGCCGCCGTGGGCGACGGGGCCCGGGTGGTCGCCGGAGGGCCGGACGCGATCGTGCCGGAGACCGGGTACTTCGTGGCGCCCACGGTCCTGTCCGACGTGCACCCGGCGATGCCGATCGCCCGCACCGAGGTCTTCGGCCCGGTGCTGTGCGTGCTGCCCTACGAGACCGAGGACGAGGCCGTCGAGATCGCAGACGACAGCGAGTACGGCCTGGTCGGAGCGGTGTTCGGGGCCGACGACGAGCACGCCGCGATGGTGGCGTCCCGGCTGCGTCTGGGCATGGTCGGGGTGAACGGGGGCCGGCTCGACGTGCGGGCACCGTTCGGTGGGCACCGCCGATCCGGCATCGGTCGTGAGTTCGGCGTGCACGGGATCGAGGAGTTCCTGGAGACCACGACGATGAATTTCGCGGCCGCCGACCGGATCGTCCGTCCGGCCGTCTGA
- a CDS encoding Dabb family protein, with protein MSPVFRHVVLMKFRSPLDADQADRVTRALDDLGAQSPTVRAISHGPDLGVRAGGHDYALVADFDDAQGWQAYSAHPAHDVVRSVMKDLVESQVACQFAVGDPGDGA; from the coding sequence ATGAGCCCGGTCTTCCGGCACGTCGTGCTGATGAAGTTCCGGTCCCCGCTGGACGCAGACCAGGCGGACCGGGTGACACGGGCCCTCGACGACCTGGGAGCGCAGAGCCCGACCGTGCGGGCCATCAGCCACGGCCCGGACCTCGGGGTCCGGGCCGGTGGGCACGACTACGCACTGGTCGCCGACTTCGATGACGCACAGGGCTGGCAGGCCTACAGCGCGCATCCGGCCCACGACGTCGTCCGATCGGTGATGAAGGATCTCGTGGAGTCGCAGGTCGCCTGCCAGTTCGCCGTCGGTGACCCGGGCGACGGCGCATGA
- a CDS encoding alpha/beta fold hydrolase, which translates to MAPRDTVWLDLLDVGFEQRFYDVGGIRTRCIEAGEGPPIVFLHGGGGHAETWVRNLGPHSPHRRCYAIDMLGHGHTDAPADAGYTTDEVIDHVVRFLDIAGIDRADFCGESFGGRVSAWMAIRHPDRVGKLVLNTSGGLPATGDRHQVDVQDLLARTTASLEAGTEEAVRSRMEWLFADPGRVPDEFIAIRQAIYRRPGIKNSLTTLFSRLFDPADAKRYWLTPERLAGIDAPALVIWSDHNPIHSWQDAREGFSHIPDVRFHLVKDAAHWPQWEQPDEYNTVQVDFLRGIESANEGAA; encoded by the coding sequence GTGGCACCACGTGACACCGTCTGGCTCGACCTGCTCGACGTCGGATTCGAGCAGAGGTTCTACGACGTCGGGGGGATCCGGACCCGCTGCATCGAGGCGGGGGAGGGTCCGCCGATCGTCTTCCTGCACGGCGGCGGCGGCCACGCCGAGACCTGGGTGCGCAACCTGGGGCCGCACAGCCCACACCGGCGGTGCTACGCGATCGACATGCTCGGGCACGGGCACACCGATGCCCCGGCGGACGCCGGGTACACCACCGACGAGGTGATCGACCACGTCGTCCGGTTCCTCGACATCGCGGGCATCGACCGCGCGGACTTCTGCGGCGAGTCCTTCGGCGGACGGGTGTCGGCGTGGATGGCGATCCGGCATCCCGACCGGGTGGGCAAGCTCGTCCTGAACACCTCCGGCGGGCTGCCCGCCACCGGCGACCGGCATCAGGTCGACGTGCAGGACCTGCTCGCGCGCACCACCGCCTCGCTGGAGGCGGGGACCGAGGAGGCCGTCCGCTCCCGGATGGAGTGGTTGTTCGCCGATCCCGGCCGGGTCCCGGACGAGTTCATCGCGATCAGGCAGGCCATCTACCGCAGGCCCGGGATCAAGAACTCGCTGACCACACTGTTCAGCAGGCTCTTCGATCCCGCGGATGCGAAGCGGTACTGGCTCACGCCCGAGCGGCTCGCCGGGATCGACGCTCCGGCACTGGTGATCTGGAGCGACCACAACCCGATCCACTCCTGGCAGGACGCTCGCGAGGGTTTCTCGCACATCCCCGACGTCCGCTTCCATCTGGTCAAGGACGCGGCGCACTGGCCGCAGTGGGAGCAGCCGGACGAGTACAACACCGTGCAGGTGGACTTCCTGCGCGGCATCGAGTCCGCGAACGAGGGGGCGGCATGA
- a CDS encoding acyl-CoA dehydrogenase family protein: MVVTTETADLVRLVQTFATEVVAPRVAGYDAAERLPRDILEQMRDLGLFGGTVPEELGGAGLDHVTYAAVIEAMSTVDHCLGVLMSMPSALVGSGLLAHGTPEQQKTWLVPLASGEIFGAAGVTEPQSGSDVAAMETTYRRDGDGFVIHGAKTWITNIDIASFVVTFATVDRSRGRDGVSAFVIPIDTPGLTTAPFADKLGFRPLCSGEVSLDEVRVGPDALLGTEGQGYRIAMAAVERGRLSVAARAVGMAQGCLDDCVRYSRERVVGGTAIADHQLTRAKLAQMAVEIQAARLLVRDCAAAMDAGSRARTEASMAKLYASDVAQRVATEAVQIHGAYGVSPEFRVGRAYRDAKVFQLVEGTNEVHRLLLARSLLGPNR; encoded by the coding sequence ATGGTGGTCACGACAGAGACCGCGGACCTGGTCCGCCTCGTCCAGACGTTCGCCACCGAGGTCGTGGCGCCGCGCGTCGCCGGTTACGACGCGGCCGAGCGACTCCCGCGCGACATCCTCGAGCAGATGCGCGATCTCGGTCTGTTCGGCGGGACCGTGCCCGAGGAGCTGGGCGGGGCCGGCCTGGACCACGTCACCTACGCCGCGGTGATCGAGGCGATGTCCACCGTGGACCACTGCCTGGGGGTGCTGATGAGCATGCCGTCGGCGCTGGTCGGGAGCGGATTGCTCGCGCACGGCACCCCTGAGCAGCAGAAGACCTGGCTGGTGCCGCTCGCGTCCGGCGAGATCTTCGGCGCGGCCGGGGTGACCGAGCCGCAGTCGGGTAGCGACGTGGCCGCGATGGAGACGACCTACCGCCGCGACGGCGACGGCTTCGTGATCCACGGTGCCAAGACCTGGATCACCAACATCGACATCGCGAGCTTCGTCGTCACCTTCGCCACCGTCGACCGGTCCCGGGGGCGGGACGGTGTGAGCGCCTTCGTGATCCCGATCGACACCCCGGGCCTGACCACCGCGCCGTTCGCCGACAAGCTGGGATTCCGGCCGCTCTGCAGCGGTGAGGTCTCGCTCGACGAGGTCCGGGTCGGTCCGGATGCATTGCTCGGCACCGAGGGGCAGGGCTATCGGATCGCGATGGCCGCCGTCGAGCGGGGCCGGCTCTCGGTGGCCGCCCGCGCGGTAGGGATGGCCCAGGGCTGCCTGGACGACTGCGTGCGCTACTCCCGGGAGCGGGTGGTCGGTGGCACCGCCATCGCCGACCACCAGCTGACCCGCGCCAAGCTGGCCCAGATGGCGGTGGAGATCCAGGCGGCGCGGCTGCTCGTCCGCGACTGCGCGGCGGCGATGGACGCGGGATCGAGAGCCCGCACCGAGGCCAGCATGGCCAAGCTCTACGCCTCCGACGTCGCACAACGGGTGGCGACCGAGGCGGTCCAGATCCACGGCGCCTACGGCGTCTCCCCGGAGTTCCGGGTCGGCAGGGCTTACCGGGACGCGAAGGTGTTCCAGCTGGTCGAGGGCACGAACGAGGTCCACCGGTTGCTGCTCGCCCGCTCCCTGCTGGGCCCGAACCGCTGA
- a CDS encoding TauD/TfdA dioxygenase family protein, producing the protein MKAVPLTDSIGVELQDLDMSQPFAADEVDVLREAFDRGGVVLVRGQKLRDEDQDRFVMTLGNLHTFRWGAQVEYLSNVIEDNPSLAGSRRLLFHNDGAYRETVASGTCLYAQDVSPTSPPTAFANTVRAYANLPQEIKDEIEDLHACNAFDMNEQEAEQRRVRLADYPADADLSAIRTAEHPVVITVPHTGERALFVNEFNTSHIVEYGVHSERGEELIQTLFAAIYADDNIYTHHYTNDDLVLFNNWAVQHARTGQIDHNPRTLRRLVLESLNW; encoded by the coding sequence ATGAAGGCAGTTCCCCTGACCGACAGCATCGGCGTCGAGCTGCAGGACCTGGACATGTCACAACCGTTCGCCGCGGACGAGGTCGACGTCCTGCGTGAGGCGTTCGACCGTGGCGGCGTGGTCCTCGTACGCGGGCAGAAGCTGCGCGACGAGGACCAGGACCGGTTCGTGATGACCCTGGGGAACCTGCACACCTTCCGGTGGGGCGCCCAGGTCGAGTACCTGTCGAACGTCATCGAGGACAACCCCTCACTCGCCGGCAGCCGCCGGCTGCTGTTCCACAACGACGGCGCGTACCGGGAGACGGTCGCCTCCGGCACCTGTCTCTATGCCCAGGACGTCTCCCCCACCTCGCCGCCGACCGCATTCGCCAACACGGTCCGCGCCTACGCGAACCTGCCGCAGGAGATCAAGGACGAGATCGAGGACCTGCACGCCTGCAACGCCTTCGACATGAACGAGCAGGAGGCCGAGCAGCGAAGGGTCCGGCTGGCCGACTACCCGGCCGACGCCGACCTGTCCGCGATCCGGACGGCCGAGCATCCCGTGGTGATCACGGTCCCGCACACCGGCGAGCGGGCGCTGTTCGTGAACGAGTTCAACACCAGCCACATCGTCGAGTACGGGGTGCACTCCGAGCGGGGCGAGGAGCTCATCCAGACCCTGTTCGCGGCGATCTACGCCGACGACAACATCTACACCCACCACTACACGAACGACGATCTCGTGCTGTTCAACAACTGGGCGGTCCAGCACGCCCGCACCGGGCAGATCGACCACAACCCGCGGACCCTGCGGCGTCTGGTCCTCGAATCCCTCAACTGGTGA
- a CDS encoding MarR family winged helix-turn-helix transcriptional regulator, whose product MEDDTDDLAGLAAAVREAAGMVIRRVRYESGSPLTWSQSALLSELARRGLATASELADDQGLRVQTVWASLETLEQRGLVARERDPEDRRRVRAHLTDRGRDELRTDREVRDAWIVSVLAEELSTEERSRLRGALALLERLAGSEVAGRRHPPGAARRTAT is encoded by the coding sequence ATGGAGGACGACACCGACGACCTCGCCGGGCTGGCCGCGGCGGTCCGTGAGGCCGCCGGCATGGTCATCCGGCGGGTGCGCTACGAGAGCGGGAGCCCCCTGACCTGGTCGCAGAGCGCCCTGCTCAGTGAGCTGGCTCGCCGTGGCCTGGCCACTGCGAGCGAGCTCGCGGACGATCAGGGCCTGCGCGTACAGACAGTCTGGGCGAGCCTCGAGACGCTCGAGCAGCGCGGACTCGTGGCCAGGGAACGCGATCCCGAGGACCGCAGGCGGGTCCGTGCCCACCTCACCGACCGCGGCCGCGACGAGCTCCGGACCGACCGCGAGGTCCGGGACGCCTGGATCGTGAGCGTCCTCGCCGAGGAGCTCAGCACCGAGGAGCGGTCCCGGCTGCGGGGCGCGCTGGCACTGCTCGAACGGCTCGCCGGCTCAGAGGTCGCGGGGCGCAGGCATCCACCCGGCGCCGCGCGTCGCACGGCGACCTGA
- a CDS encoding alpha/beta hydrolase encodes MSARPDHRSTPRTHASVWVPIPGLRVHALAAGTDRTGPPVVLLHGFPQTSHCFRHQLTTLSEAGHPAYAMDTRGFGRTGKPHTRVSRALLADDVVRFCTALGLRDVTLVGHDWGGLIAFKAAIDRPDLFTRLALLDSNTTVITPAITHPYWFKAEPLPEEFLAQHARELVEVRLGGRDSTVLGGRPGNPYAVAAGPRPLPFFLTESDLAHYADAFDAASQRAAIQYYRYAMPIHRVLPDPAAPHGERYQPLSEREVAAMWLHPDGFEAHPWWPEYHDVGPEDRHKRYPGPVTFVFGNQQLGRFPELAALPERTGNPFADQYPRYFPDLRAVRADCGHYLPEEVPELVGAELLTLLGRAPASP; translated from the coding sequence ATGAGCGCACGGCCCGACCACCGGTCGACGCCCCGCACGCACGCGTCGGTGTGGGTGCCGATACCGGGGCTGCGGGTGCACGCACTCGCGGCCGGCACCGACCGGACCGGCCCCCCGGTCGTGTTGCTGCACGGCTTCCCGCAGACCTCGCACTGCTTCCGCCATCAGCTGACCACCCTTTCCGAGGCGGGCCATCCGGCCTATGCGATGGACACCCGCGGGTTCGGCCGGACCGGGAAGCCGCACACCAGGGTGAGCCGTGCCCTGCTCGCCGACGACGTCGTCCGCTTCTGCACGGCACTCGGCCTGCGCGACGTCACCCTGGTCGGGCACGACTGGGGCGGCCTGATCGCCTTCAAGGCCGCGATCGACCGGCCGGACCTGTTCACCCGGCTCGCGTTGCTGGACAGCAACACCACGGTGATCACCCCGGCGATCACACACCCGTACTGGTTCAAGGCCGAGCCGCTGCCCGAGGAGTTCCTCGCCCAACACGCCCGCGAGCTCGTCGAGGTGCGGCTCGGCGGGCGGGACTCCACCGTGCTCGGCGGGCGCCCCGGCAATCCCTACGCCGTCGCAGCGGGGCCCCGGCCGTTGCCGTTCTTCCTCACCGAGTCCGATCTCGCGCACTACGCCGACGCGTTCGACGCCGCGTCCCAGCGGGCGGCGATCCAGTACTACCGGTACGCGATGCCGATCCACCGGGTGCTCCCGGATCCCGCCGCACCGCACGGTGAGCGCTACCAGCCGCTGTCCGAGCGCGAGGTAGCCGCGATGTGGCTGCACCCGGACGGGTTCGAGGCGCACCCATGGTGGCCGGAGTACCACGACGTCGGCCCCGAGGACCGGCACAAGCGCTACCCCGGGCCGGTGACGTTCGTCTTCGGCAACCAGCAGCTCGGCCGGTTCCCCGAACTCGCCGCGCTGCCCGAGCGCACCGGCAATCCCTTCGCCGACCAGTACCCCCGGTACTTCCCCGACCTGCGTGCGGTGCGCGCCGACTGCGGGCACTACCTGCCCGAGGAGGTTCCGGAGCTGGTGGGAGCGGAGCTGCTCACCCTCCTGGGCCGTGCGCCGGCGAGCCCCTGA
- a CDS encoding cytochrome P450 produces the protein MTSETTRSTAGTPSTQDPREWLELTEYREVEEVLRRGREFLTGGGPAESEDVHVSLVAIDGREHLARRRALMRMINPSRPWGAEGTLIDEVFAEDMARLRAGVEPVDGLVHFDLVEFLRGIIWRFTAKFVGIDGIDDQEQTARFVALAVPLVNGIAIEYVPEDRRDEAREQARRARAVIREDLFLPSLERRRALVDAGTPDDELPGDLLTSLLQAGASDELIFTEAVQLLAASVNNPVLQSTLAVDDLLRWLESHPADRARIGERDFLNAAVKETLRLHRATRPYLTRRAATDVTLASTGRFVPQGTWIAGYLMDADHDPSVFGDDAHEYDPHRTLADPEVARFGLAFGAGPHVCIGRPMLLWEQGDERAQGVQTKVLRFLLESGVRADPDGQHPMTGERGSHRFTRYDVVVPADPAS, from the coding sequence ATGACATCGGAGACGACGCGGTCGACGGCAGGGACACCGTCGACGCAGGATCCTCGGGAGTGGCTGGAGCTCACCGAGTACCGCGAGGTGGAGGAGGTGCTGCGCCGAGGGCGTGAGTTCCTGACCGGTGGCGGGCCTGCCGAGTCCGAGGACGTGCACGTCAGCCTGGTCGCGATCGACGGCCGGGAGCACCTGGCACGCCGGCGGGCGCTGATGCGGATGATCAACCCGAGCCGGCCGTGGGGGGCCGAGGGCACGCTGATCGACGAGGTCTTCGCCGAGGACATGGCCCGGCTCCGAGCAGGCGTCGAGCCGGTGGACGGGTTGGTGCACTTCGACCTGGTGGAGTTCCTGCGCGGGATCATCTGGCGATTCACCGCGAAGTTCGTCGGGATCGACGGGATCGACGACCAGGAACAGACCGCACGTTTCGTCGCGCTCGCGGTTCCGCTGGTGAACGGGATCGCGATCGAGTACGTGCCGGAGGACCGGCGGGACGAGGCCCGGGAGCAGGCCCGCCGGGCCCGTGCGGTGATCCGCGAGGACCTGTTCCTGCCGAGTCTGGAGCGGCGCCGAGCGCTCGTCGACGCCGGCACGCCGGACGACGAGCTGCCCGGCGACCTGCTCACGAGCCTGCTCCAGGCCGGCGCGAGCGATGAGTTGATCTTCACCGAGGCGGTCCAGCTGCTGGCCGCGTCGGTCAACAACCCGGTCCTGCAGTCCACGCTCGCGGTCGATGACCTGTTGCGCTGGCTGGAGTCCCACCCCGCCGACCGCGCCCGCATCGGGGAGCGGGACTTCCTCAACGCCGCGGTGAAGGAGACGCTGCGGCTGCACCGTGCCACCCGTCCCTACCTCACCCGGCGCGCCGCCACCGACGTCACGCTCGCGTCGACCGGCCGGTTCGTTCCCCAGGGCACCTGGATCGCCGGCTACCTGATGGACGCCGACCACGACCCGTCGGTCTTCGGGGACGACGCGCACGAGTACGACCCGCACCGCACGCTGGCCGATCCCGAGGTCGCGCGTTTCGGCCTGGCCTTCGGCGCCGGCCCGCACGTCTGCATCGGGCGACCGATGCTGTTGTGGGAGCAGGGGGACGAGCGGGCACAGGGCGTGCAGACGAAGGTGCTGCGGTTCCTGCTGGAGAGCGGTGTCCGGGCCGACCCGGACGGACAGCACCCGATGACCGGCGAGCGGGGCAGCCACCGCTTCACCCGCTACGACGTGGTCGTACCGGCCGATCCCGCATCCTGA